From the genome of Segatella hominis, one region includes:
- a CDS encoding phosphotransferase — translation MEKLIELYKQWKGEEPANVIKLAGQGSNRQYFRITQQSGETVVGVIGTSRDEDHAFVYLANHFNLRQLPVPKILAVSDDELRYIQTDLGSVSLFDAIKGGRDAGGRYNQKEKDLLIKTIRELPNIQLRGARGLEWENCYPQPEFDVDSVLFDLNYFKYCFLKPTDLDFHELKLEANFRLFAKDLTSEPMNCFLYRDFQARNIMLDKEGNPYFIDFQGGRKGPFYYDLASFLWQASAQYSFKLRRELVWEYYQSLKNYTEVPSVRHFVNRLSLFVLFRTLQVLGAYGFRGYFERKKHFLESIPPAIQNLRDLLKMGEKVFPYPYMMDMLRRLTELPQFARIESAAVNRADGYKTTDNNIYISHPQDGPATFSKYDGKGPLVVRVFSFSFKKGIPEDPSGNGGGYVFDCRSTHNPGRYEPYKKLTGLDEPVIRFLEDDGEILKFLEHVYALADHHVNRYIQRGFTSLMFCFGCTGGQHRSVYSAQHLAEHIHEKFGVEVRICHREQKIEQVLPAKQ, via the coding sequence GTGGAAAAGTTAATAGAACTCTATAAGCAATGGAAGGGTGAAGAACCTGCCAACGTGATTAAGTTGGCTGGACAGGGGAGTAATCGCCAGTATTTCCGTATTACCCAGCAAAGTGGTGAAACGGTGGTGGGCGTCATCGGTACCAGCCGTGACGAGGATCATGCGTTTGTGTATCTGGCTAATCATTTCAATCTCAGGCAATTGCCTGTGCCGAAAATCTTAGCTGTCAGCGATGATGAACTCCGATATATTCAGACAGACCTGGGTAGTGTGTCTCTTTTTGATGCCATCAAGGGTGGTAGAGATGCGGGTGGCAGATATAATCAGAAGGAAAAGGATCTTCTGATCAAGACCATTCGTGAATTGCCTAACATCCAATTGCGTGGGGCACGTGGACTGGAGTGGGAGAATTGTTATCCGCAGCCGGAATTTGATGTGGATAGTGTGCTCTTCGACCTGAATTATTTCAAGTATTGTTTTCTGAAACCTACGGATCTGGATTTCCATGAACTGAAACTGGAAGCTAACTTCCGACTTTTTGCCAAGGATCTGACTTCTGAACCGATGAACTGTTTCCTCTATCGTGACTTCCAGGCGAGAAATATCATGCTTGACAAAGAAGGAAATCCATACTTTATTGATTTCCAGGGTGGCCGTAAGGGACCGTTCTATTATGATTTGGCTTCTTTCCTGTGGCAGGCTTCTGCTCAATATTCATTCAAGTTGAGACGGGAACTGGTATGGGAATACTATCAGTCGCTCAAGAATTATACGGAAGTTCCATCTGTCCGTCATTTCGTCAATCGCCTAAGTCTCTTCGTGCTCTTCCGTACCCTTCAGGTATTGGGCGCATACGGTTTCAGGGGATATTTCGAACGCAAGAAGCATTTCTTAGAAAGCATACCTCCTGCCATCCAGAATCTGCGTGATCTCCTGAAGATGGGGGAAAAGGTGTTCCCTTATCCTTATATGATGGATATGTTGCGCCGACTGACCGAATTGCCGCAGTTTGCCCGTATCGAAAGTGCGGCAGTCAACCGTGCTGACGGATATAAGACAACGGACAACAATATCTATATTTCGCATCCACAGGATGGTCCGGCTACTTTCTCCAAGTATGACGGCAAGGGGCCGCTGGTGGTCAGGGTTTTCAGTTTCTCTTTCAAAAAAGGTATTCCAGAGGATCCTTCTGGCAATGGAGGCGGTTATGTCTTCGACTGTCGCAGCACGCACAATCCGGGCAGATATGAACCTTATAAGAAGTTGACAGGACTGGACGAGCCTGTGATCCGATTCTTAGAGGATGATGGGGAAATCCTGAAGTTCCTGGAGCATGTCTATGCGCTTGCCGATCATCATGTGAATCGCTACATTCAGCGTGGTTTTACCTCTCTGATGTTCTGCTTCGGTTGTACAGGTGGTCAGCATCGCAGCGTTTATTCTGCCCAGCATCTTGCCGAGCATATCCATGAAAAGTTTGGTGTGGAGGTAAGAATCTGCCATCGTGAACAGAAGATTGAGCAGGTTTTGCCTGCAAAACAATAA
- a CDS encoding transporter: protein MRNIDWKKMLVFLIVIGGLIYITKVALGMTSLNSFLATLGVLLILFVGDNFAQQIDDKRKRRKLQENDEDE from the coding sequence ATGAGAAATATTGATTGGAAAAAAATGCTGGTCTTCCTGATCGTGATAGGTGGACTGATATATATAACTAAGGTTGCATTGGGAATGACTTCTCTGAATTCTTTCCTTGCTACTTTGGGTGTGTTGTTGATTCTTTTTGTGGGGGATAATTTCGCCCAGCAAATAGATGATAAGCGTAAGCGCCGTAAACTGCAAGAGAATGATGAGGACGAGTAG